In Candidatus Nitrosarchaeum limnium SFB1, the following proteins share a genomic window:
- a CDS encoding ketol-acid reductoisomerase, with product MAKTWKDNDISLDPIKAQTIAVIGYGIQGDAQANNMKDSGLKVIVGLKKGGNSWKKAESDGHTVMSVSDACKKADIIHVLLPDMIQSQVYKDEIGPNLSEGKALSFSHAAAIHWKWIDAPKNVDIIMVAPKGPGSKVRETYLDNFGTPSIVAVHQDFTGKAWDRTLGIAKAIGSARAGLIQTTFQEEVETDWFGEQADLCGGSASMVKAAFETLVEAGYQPEIAYFEVLHELKLIVDMIQRYGINGMWRRVSETARYGGLTRGPMVITDDAKANMKKVLTMIQDGTFNKEWISEYQKNGKDSFDKYMKETEAHQIEKVGKQMRKMMWPDSTE from the coding sequence ATGGCAAAAACATGGAAGGACAACGACATCAGTTTAGATCCGATAAAAGCACAAACTATTGCTGTAATTGGATATGGAATTCAAGGTGATGCTCAAGCTAACAACATGAAAGATTCTGGTCTTAAAGTAATTGTAGGTTTGAAAAAAGGTGGAAACAGTTGGAAGAAAGCAGAATCTGACGGCCATACTGTAATGTCTGTATCTGACGCATGCAAAAAAGCCGATATTATTCACGTTTTACTTCCTGATATGATCCAATCACAAGTTTACAAAGATGAAATTGGACCTAATCTCTCTGAAGGAAAAGCATTATCATTTTCTCATGCAGCTGCAATTCATTGGAAATGGATTGATGCTCCAAAAAATGTTGATATTATTATGGTTGCACCAAAAGGACCTGGTTCCAAAGTAAGAGAAACTTATCTTGATAATTTTGGAACCCCTTCAATTGTTGCGGTACATCAAGACTTTACAGGAAAAGCTTGGGATCGTACATTGGGAATTGCAAAAGCAATTGGAAGTGCACGTGCTGGATTAATTCAAACAACTTTTCAAGAAGAAGTCGAAACTGATTGGTTTGGAGAACAAGCTGATCTTTGTGGTGGCTCTGCATCGATGGTAAAAGCTGCATTTGAAACACTTGTTGAAGCTGGATATCAGCCAGAGATTGCATACTTTGAGGTTCTACATGAATTAAAATTAATTGTAGATATGATTCAACGATATGGAATAAATGGTATGTGGAGACGTGTTAGTGAAACCGCACGTTATGGTGGATTAACTCGTGGCCCAATGGTAATTACTGACGATGCTAAAGCCAACATGAAAAAAGTTCTAACTATGATTCAAGATGGCACTTTTAACAAAGAATGGATTAGTGAATATCAGAAAAATGGTAAAGATTCTTTTGATAAATACATGAAAGAAACAGAAGCACATCAAATTGAAAAAGTCGGTAAACAAATGCGAAAGATGATGTGGCCTGATTCTACAGAATAA
- a CDS encoding cobalamin B12-binding domain-containing protein, with product MKQKTSSRRVKILVAKLGLDGHDRGALVLCRAFRDAGMEVIYSGLFATPDRIAQIAEDEDVDAIAMSLLNGAHGTLFPRVVQALNKKGIKDVLVVGGGVIPEEDKKDLKKSGVDEVFGPGTPLNDIIDHITTGVSKLRKI from the coding sequence ATGAAACAAAAGACATCTTCAAGACGTGTAAAAATTTTGGTGGCAAAATTAGGTTTAGATGGTCACGATAGAGGTGCCCTTGTATTATGCAGAGCGTTCAGAGATGCAGGAATGGAAGTTATTTACTCTGGACTGTTTGCAACCCCTGATAGAATTGCACAAATTGCAGAAGATGAAGATGTCGATGCAATTGCAATGAGTTTACTTAATGGTGCTCACGGAACATTGTTCCCCAGAGTAGTCCAAGCATTAAACAAAAAAGGAATCAAAGATGTTTTAGTAGTTGGCGGCGGAGTCATACCAGAAGAAGATAAAAAAGATCTCAAAAAATCAGGGGTAGACGAAGTGTTTGGTCCTGGAACACCACTAAATGATATAATTGATCATATTACAACGGGTGTTTCAAAATTAAGAAAGATTTAA
- a CDS encoding LAO/AO transport system ATPase: MVNLPHQSSTVLLRLQQDFIAASKNQHVLDISDLKKGKRGAIAKAISIVENDPIEARKLLKKIYKETGNASIIGITGPAGAGKSSLINKTSVALKKLRTKPAVLAIDPTSHVTGGAILGDRVRMTESTDSGTYIRSIASRGATGAVSRSLRNSIRILEYAGFNPIIIESVGAGQTEVEISNIADITVVVFNPNTGDSIQTIKAGLTEIGDIYLVNKSDLDGANQLFDAVREYVGSTEKNIIFLKTSVKKNTGISEFAKTLKDMMSIKNKNKKEKDMLRLENELKDLILNNMSEKIELMLESDKTFSKYLKQIQSKKMDPFEAADKITKSLIK, encoded by the coding sequence ATGGTAAACCTGCCCCACCAATCATCTACGGTACTCCTTAGATTACAACAAGATTTTATTGCAGCTTCTAAAAATCAACATGTATTGGATATTTCTGATTTAAAAAAAGGTAAAAGAGGTGCAATCGCAAAGGCCATTTCTATTGTTGAAAATGACCCTATTGAAGCAAGAAAACTGCTAAAAAAAATATACAAAGAAACAGGAAATGCATCAATCATTGGAATTACTGGACCTGCAGGTGCAGGTAAAAGTTCGCTAATCAACAAAACTTCTGTTGCATTAAAAAAACTGCGTACAAAACCTGCTGTTTTAGCTATTGATCCTACTAGTCATGTTACAGGTGGTGCAATATTGGGTGACAGAGTTAGAATGACTGAATCAACAGATTCTGGAACCTATATTCGAAGCATTGCATCAAGGGGTGCAACTGGAGCTGTTTCAAGATCATTGAGAAATAGTATTAGAATTTTAGAATATGCTGGATTTAACCCGATAATTATTGAAAGTGTTGGTGCCGGTCAAACAGAAGTAGAGATATCTAATATTGCTGATATTACAGTTGTTGTTTTTAATCCAAATACTGGTGATAGTATACAAACCATAAAAGCAGGTTTAACAGAAATCGGAGATATCTATCTTGTAAATAAAAGTGATCTTGATGGGGCCAATCAATTATTTGATGCCGTTAGAGAGTATGTTGGTTCAACCGAGAAAAACATTATCTTTTTGAAGACTTCGGTTAAGAAAAATACTGGAATATCTGAATTTGCCAAAACTCTAAAGGATATGATGTCTATCAAAAATAAGAATAAAAAAGAAAAAGATATGCTGAGACTAGAGAATGAATTAAAAGATCTTATTTTAAATAATATGAGTGAAAAGATTGAATTGATGCTAGAATCTGACAAAACATTTTCTAAATACCTTAAACAAATTCAATCAAAAAAAATGGATCCATTTGAAGCAGCTGATAAAATAACAAAATCTTTGATAAAGTGA
- a CDS encoding signal-transduction protein, with protein MGFFNKSGKTDKTTGGNLEKTLSAILVKDIMSKKLITASSSTTAHQISKMMEQGIGSVLVKNGSDDMGIITDRDFAIKIVANKHSYDIPIEKIASFPLQTIGSNESVLDAAKQMASKKIRKLAVIENNKVVGIVTSSDLIRQLSKMTQ; from the coding sequence ATGGGATTTTTTAATAAATCTGGAAAAACAGATAAAACAACTGGGGGTAATCTCGAAAAAACACTATCTGCAATTCTAGTCAAAGATATAATGTCAAAAAAATTGATAACCGCTTCATCCTCTACAACTGCACATCAAATATCTAAAATGATGGAACAAGGAATCGGGTCAGTTTTGGTGAAAAATGGCTCTGATGATATGGGAATTATTACTGATAGAGACTTTGCAATTAAAATTGTTGCAAACAAGCACTCCTATGATATCCCTATTGAAAAAATAGCATCATTCCCATTGCAGACAATTGGTTCAAATGAATCTGTTTTAGATGCTGCAAAACAAATGGCATCAAAAAAAATCCGCAAGCTTGCAGTAATTGAAAATAATAAAGTCGTTGGAATTGTAACATCAAGTGATTTGATTAGACAATTATCTAAAATGACACAATAG
- a CDS encoding uncharacterized conserved protein with putative cation binding motif, translating into MSATNQLREDHVQVCRLEKIVSKCSQEIYKGADIPFSDLEKITVIISEFVDTIHHSREEDSYFPCVASYDNLKEEIRKFMIEHEFGRNIARKISEYLKKWREGEDSREPVARYLRTYAIFLDDHLNKENKFFDDAEANVLSKEEEIEMYEQYRSVIAIMKKVEQMIAEIDWLELRPWYKNNL; encoded by the coding sequence ATGAGCGCTACAAATCAACTACGTGAGGATCATGTTCAAGTATGCAGACTAGAAAAAATTGTTTCAAAATGCTCCCAGGAAATATACAAAGGGGCAGATATTCCATTTTCAGATTTAGAGAAAATTACTGTAATAATATCCGAATTTGTAGATACAATTCACCATTCAAGAGAAGAAGATTCGTATTTCCCATGTGTTGCAAGTTACGATAACCTAAAAGAAGAAATTCGTAAATTTATGATAGAACATGAGTTTGGACGAAATATCGCTAGAAAAATATCAGAGTATCTTAAAAAATGGAGAGAAGGAGAAGATTCAAGGGAGCCAGTAGCAAGGTATCTTAGAACATATGCAATATTCTTAGATGATCATCTAAACAAAGAAAACAAATTCTTTGATGATGCAGAAGCTAATGTATTATCTAAAGAAGAAGAGATTGAGATGTATGAGCAATACAGATCAGTAATTGCAATCATGAAAAAAGTAGAACAGATGATTGCAGAAATTGATTGGTTAGAATTAAGACCTTGGTATAAAAATAATTTATAA
- a CDS encoding hypothetical protein (hypothetical protein Nmar_0956), protein MAKKIVTTISIILITVLGVLFLFGTSPNHDILKSTFEIDATYYDAGYVEISYLDKSEKTNHVVLEILGMDESFQKTISGSKFTETVQFPDIPTYGWQVHPVTFLIDHQKLGKVSLKTEIHPYGKPAPPIIYGTP, encoded by the coding sequence ATGGCAAAAAAAATAGTCACTACAATTTCTATAATCCTAATCACTGTGTTGGGTGTACTTTTTCTTTTTGGTACTAGTCCAAATCATGACATTTTAAAATCAACATTTGAAATTGATGCCACCTATTATGATGCAGGATACGTTGAGATATCTTATCTTGACAAATCTGAAAAAACAAATCACGTGGTTTTAGAAATATTGGGGATGGATGAGTCTTTTCAAAAAACTATCTCTGGTTCTAAATTCACTGAAACTGTTCAATTCCCTGACATTCCAACATATGGATGGCAAGTTCATCCTGTCACATTTCTTATAGATCATCAAAAACTTGGAAAAGTTTCTCTAAAAACTGAAATTCATCCATATGGTAAACCTGCCCCACCAATCATCTACGGTACTCCTTAG
- a CDS encoding methylmalonyl-CoA mutase, large subunit has product MVKKQKSKKEPEKQYVTDSNFPVKRIYHKSSKKYVKEDSGVYPYTRGIHPSMFRERFWTMRQYSGFGDAKLTNERFKFMLEKGQTGLSMAFDLPTQIGHDPDSAPAEGEVGKVGVSIASLKDMMIAFDGIPLGKVSSSMTINSTASTLLAYYIIVGESQGFKSTELRGTTQNDILKEYIARNTYIYPPQPSMRLIGDMIGYCAEKVPQWYPVSISGYHMREAGCTATQEVAFTIANAIAYIQTCLDRGLKIDDFAPRLSFFFCCTIEFFEEVAKFRVARKVYAKILKEKFHAKDPRSLQLKFHTQTSGESLTAQQPDNNIVRVAIQTMAAVLGGTQSLHTNSRDEALALPTQESAKIALRTQQIVAHESGVTKTADPMAGSYYLEELCAQIEENVWKYLKQIEKMGGSIKAIEKGFFQSEIRQNAYRLKKETDAGERVIVGVNKYSEVEGKSPELLRIDDRIEIQQRKALKELRATRDNAKLEKALSAMKSAADTDENLMPYIISAAKAYATTGEISNTFREVFGEYRPKEVF; this is encoded by the coding sequence ATGGTAAAAAAACAAAAATCAAAAAAAGAACCAGAAAAGCAGTATGTGACTGATTCTAATTTTCCTGTAAAGAGAATTTATCATAAATCATCCAAAAAATATGTCAAAGAAGACTCTGGAGTATATCCGTACACTCGAGGAATTCATCCTTCAATGTTTCGTGAAAGATTTTGGACTATGAGACAGTATTCTGGTTTTGGCGATGCAAAATTAACAAATGAACGATTCAAGTTCATGCTTGAAAAAGGGCAAACCGGTCTTAGTATGGCCTTTGATCTTCCCACTCAGATAGGTCATGACCCTGACTCTGCTCCTGCAGAAGGTGAAGTAGGAAAAGTTGGTGTATCTATTGCATCACTTAAAGATATGATGATTGCATTTGATGGAATTCCTCTTGGTAAAGTAAGCTCATCAATGACTATCAATTCCACTGCATCAACATTGTTAGCATATTACATTATCGTAGGTGAATCACAAGGATTCAAAAGTACTGAATTAAGAGGAACTACACAAAATGATATTCTAAAAGAATACATTGCAAGAAATACCTACATCTATCCACCACAACCTTCTATGCGATTAATTGGCGATATGATTGGATATTGTGCTGAAAAAGTTCCACAATGGTATCCTGTTTCAATTTCTGGATATCATATGAGAGAAGCAGGATGTACTGCAACACAAGAAGTTGCATTTACTATTGCAAATGCAATTGCATATATTCAAACATGCCTTGATAGGGGATTGAAAATTGATGATTTTGCACCAAGACTTTCGTTTTTCTTTTGTTGTACTATTGAATTCTTTGAAGAAGTTGCAAAGTTTAGAGTTGCAAGAAAAGTTTATGCTAAAATTCTCAAGGAAAAATTCCATGCAAAAGATCCACGTTCTCTACAATTAAAATTCCACACTCAAACAAGCGGTGAATCTCTCACTGCACAACAACCTGATAACAACATTGTACGTGTTGCCATTCAAACCATGGCGGCTGTACTGGGCGGTACGCAATCACTTCATACAAATTCTAGAGATGAGGCATTGGCTTTACCCACTCAGGAATCAGCTAAAATTGCGCTTAGAACACAACAAATTGTAGCTCATGAAAGTGGAGTGACAAAAACAGCTGATCCTATGGCAGGCTCTTACTATCTTGAGGAATTATGTGCACAAATAGAAGAAAATGTTTGGAAATATCTTAAACAAATTGAAAAAATGGGTGGCTCCATTAAGGCTATTGAAAAGGGATTCTTCCAATCTGAAATTAGACAGAACGCATACCGTTTGAAGAAAGAAACAGATGCTGGTGAACGAGTGATAGTAGGTGTAAACAAGTATTCTGAGGTTGAAGGAAAATCTCCGGAACTCCTAAGAATTGATGATCGAATTGAAATCCAACAAAGAAAAGCACTCAAAGAACTGAGGGCAACAAGAGATAATGCAAAACTCGAAAAAGCATTATCTGCAATGAAGAGTGCTGCTGATACTGATGAAAATTTAATGCCGTACATTATTTCAGCAGCTAAAGCATATGCTACCACAGGTGAGATTAGTAATACCTTCAGAGAAGTATTTGGAGAATATCGCCCAAAAGAAGTGTTCTAA
- a CDS encoding elongation factor Tu domain-containing protein, whose amino-acid sequence MKSINFVVLGKQDIATEFGKKGTVTDLSLYDRKESDVIKTWVTPSGFPDKIQPLLQAINLAEYVIFHVDKLDKFTGEQIIALDTLRKEKGILSHTFDVDESKLDSMIKGTVVEKYLKVDQDKLKEEIDKIQPISNDDPPKLVIDHCFDVKGVGTVILGKVVSGKIKQYDNLKLYPAGIDVMIKSIQMHDDPVEESVCPARVGLAVKGAKPDEVGRGDVIAQANTVDVKSEIELDFKKNPFYKTDIAQNQGCLVSIGLQIKAAKFSSISPLKLTFEKPIVCNSGDIAVILKPESTTIRILGSGTIK is encoded by the coding sequence ATGAAGTCAATAAATTTTGTAGTCTTGGGAAAACAGGACATCGCAACAGAATTTGGTAAAAAAGGCACTGTAACTGATCTTTCTCTTTATGACCGAAAAGAATCTGACGTGATTAAAACTTGGGTTACTCCAAGTGGTTTTCCTGATAAAATTCAGCCCCTTTTACAAGCAATTAATCTTGCAGAATATGTAATATTTCATGTTGATAAACTAGACAAATTTACCGGAGAACAAATCATTGCACTTGACACTCTTAGAAAGGAAAAAGGAATTCTATCGCATACTTTTGATGTAGATGAATCAAAATTAGACTCTATGATCAAAGGAACTGTAGTTGAGAAATATCTTAAAGTTGATCAAGATAAACTCAAAGAAGAAATCGACAAAATTCAACCCATTTCAAATGATGATCCTCCCAAATTAGTAATTGATCATTGTTTTGATGTCAAAGGTGTCGGAACCGTAATACTTGGCAAGGTAGTTAGTGGAAAAATTAAACAATACGATAATCTCAAACTCTATCCTGCGGGCATTGATGTCATGATAAAATCAATTCAAATGCATGATGATCCTGTCGAAGAATCTGTTTGTCCTGCAAGAGTAGGTTTAGCAGTAAAGGGTGCAAAGCCTGATGAAGTTGGACGAGGAGATGTAATTGCTCAGGCAAACACTGTAGATGTAAAGTCTGAAATTGAACTAGATTTTAAAAAAAATCCATTTTATAAAACAGATATTGCTCAAAATCAAGGTTGCTTAGTTAGTATAGGTCTGCAAATCAAAGCAGCTAAATTTTCATCAATATCTCCATTAAAGCTCACATTTGAAAAACCAATAGTCTGTAATTCTGGTGATATTGCAGTGATTCTAAAGCCTGAATCAACAACTATTCGAATTTTAGGTAGTGGCACCATCAAATAA
- a CDS encoding cytidyltransferase-like protein has translation MRGLMMGRFQPFHNGHLNLAKQILEECDEVIIAITSSQFNYLEKDPFTSGERIEMIHNSLKESKFDLSRCFIVAIENQFNIATWGSYLKAALPHFDKVYSGNDYVKMLLADSSIDVMSPKFLDRTQYNATHIRSLIVVGDDWKTLVPHAVVKFLEKINAKKRLDIISKSDTKPTEH, from the coding sequence ATGCGTGGATTAATGATGGGTAGGTTTCAGCCTTTCCATAATGGGCATTTGAATTTAGCAAAACAAATTCTTGAAGAATGCGATGAAGTCATAATTGCTATAACTAGCTCCCAGTTCAACTATCTAGAAAAGGATCCGTTCACATCTGGAGAAAGAATAGAGATGATTCATAATTCCTTAAAAGAATCTAAATTTGATTTATCTAGATGTTTTATCGTGGCAATTGAAAACCAATTCAATATTGCAACATGGGGTTCATATCTAAAAGCCGCATTGCCTCATTTTGATAAAGTGTATAGCGGAAATGACTATGTCAAAATGCTTCTTGCAGACTCCTCAATTGATGTAATGTCACCAAAATTTTTAGATCGGACACAATACAATGCAACTCACATCAGATCATTGATTGTTGTTGGTGATGATTGGAAAACTTTGGTTCCACATGCAGTTGTCAAATTTTTAGAAAAAATTAATGCTAAAAAAAGACTAGACATAATATCTAAATCCGATACAAAACCCACTGAGCATTAA
- a CDS encoding phosphate transporter, whose protein sequence is MYELAIGAIIVALIFDFINGFHDAANSIATVVGTRVLKPFHAVSLAAMANFFGPFLFGVAVATTIGKGIIDPDFVTIHIVIAALVGAIVWNLITWWLGLPSSSSHALVGGIIGAGIAGVGTHVILFGGLEKVFTGILVSPLVGLAGAFLLATLIVKAFANKNPANVNSIFGKLQLVSATYFSLTHGANDGQKTMGIIVLILLTEGVLTTFEVPFWVILIAAIAISLGTFFGGWRIVKTMGARITQLKPYQGFAAETSGATILAILAHIGIPASTTHAISGSIMGAGAVRRVSAVRWGIGKRIVWAWIITIPASAAVAFLIMMIIKFFE, encoded by the coding sequence ATGTATGAGCTAGCTATCGGTGCAATTATAGTAGCACTTATTTTTGATTTCATAAATGGATTTCATGATGCAGCAAATTCTATTGCTACTGTTGTTGGAACCCGTGTGTTAAAACCGTTTCATGCAGTATCTCTTGCAGCTATGGCGAATTTTTTTGGTCCTTTTCTTTTTGGCGTAGCAGTAGCAACCACTATTGGAAAGGGAATCATTGATCCTGATTTTGTAACTATTCATATTGTAATAGCCGCATTAGTTGGCGCCATAGTATGGAATCTAATCACTTGGTGGTTGGGTCTTCCGTCATCTAGCAGTCATGCTCTTGTAGGCGGTATAATTGGTGCTGGAATTGCAGGTGTTGGAACACATGTAATACTTTTTGGTGGATTAGAAAAAGTGTTCACTGGAATATTGGTGTCTCCATTAGTGGGATTGGCTGGTGCCTTTTTGTTAGCTACATTAATCGTTAAAGCATTTGCAAACAAAAATCCTGCAAATGTAAATTCTATTTTTGGTAAACTGCAACTTGTATCTGCAACTTATTTCTCTCTCACACACGGTGCAAATGATGGTCAAAAAACAATGGGGATAATCGTATTGATTTTATTAACAGAAGGTGTACTAACAACATTTGAAGTACCGTTCTGGGTGATATTGATTGCAGCAATTGCAATTAGTCTTGGTACTTTTTTTGGAGGTTGGAGAATTGTCAAAACCATGGGAGCAAGAATTACACAATTAAAACCATATCAAGGATTTGCTGCAGAAACTAGCGGTGCAACCATTTTAGCAATTTTAGCCCATATTGGAATTCCTGCAAGTACAACACATGCTATTTCTGGATCTATAATGGGTGCTGGTGCTGTAAGACGTGTTTCTGCAGTTAGATGGGGTATTGGTAAACGAATAGTTTGGGCATGGATTATTACAATCCCTGCAAGTGCTGCAGTAGCATTTTTGATCATGATGATTATCAAATTTTTTGAGTGA
- a CDS encoding peptidase M1 membrane alanine aminopeptidase, which produces MLEFEPIFKNFTFNGKEIITVDCKESVNTITMHCAEIKIKSCSVIHNNVVQKAVTKTDEKKEELSIIIKNKIKGRAFIEIEFTGELNDRLLGFYRSQYKQNGKTKYLATTQFEAADARRAFPCWDEPESKATFEISIIAENKFTAISNMPIISKKRMKNKTLYKFAKTPIMSTYLIYLGVGEFEYLTGKSGKIQIRVITTKGNKSKGKYSLELGKKLLSSYEKYFGIKYPLPKLDLIAIPDFAAGAMENWGAITFRETILLYDPKTSSTRTKQYIAEVISHEIAHQWFGNLVTMKWWNDLWLNESFATFMATKFVDKFYPEWDLWNQFIEDAMNTAMGLDSLKNTHPIDVKVNSTSEIREIFDAISYDKGGCVLRMLENYVGESNFQKGLKQYLADFKYDNAEGKDLWDAIGKISKMPVRTMVSTWLKQPGFPVVEIEKKDLTLHLKQRRYLLESDKKHNKGLWSIPLSVGLNDELFQKLFTKKSMSVKLPKNNIGFVANYGRKGFYRVKYDASTLLDLKMLVDQKKIAPIDRWAIQNDLFSLCISGDDTVRNYLDFSDAYYDEDSYLATVNVAHNLASLYFRAFGEDFAQEIKSYTVNYLKKILYDLGWSPKKTDKHTDAMMRGFVISTLGKLDDDEVILECKTRYRQFMKNQKTISPDLVEPICSVMAWIGTSKTHDELTRLYRNAKTMEEKLRFLGALCSFKDEKLLLKSLNFSQTSEVRSQNMQLPIMKVAANPYGKKILWPWLKKNWPKLSKKVGRGNPLFNRIVASISSIADDSMEKEIRQFFKKNPTPGTERTQEQTLERIRINSKFLKNMRKEFTS; this is translated from the coding sequence ATGCTTGAATTTGAGCCTATTTTCAAAAATTTTACCTTTAATGGTAAGGAAATAATCACTGTAGATTGCAAAGAATCAGTTAACACTATAACTATGCACTGTGCTGAGATCAAAATAAAATCATGTAGTGTTATTCATAATAATGTCGTTCAAAAAGCAGTTACTAAAACAGATGAAAAAAAAGAAGAACTTTCAATCATTATCAAAAATAAAATCAAAGGACGTGCATTTATTGAAATTGAATTTACTGGAGAGTTAAATGATAGATTACTAGGATTCTATAGAAGCCAATACAAACAAAATGGCAAAACCAAATATCTTGCAACTACTCAATTTGAAGCAGCGGATGCTAGAAGAGCATTTCCATGCTGGGATGAACCTGAATCAAAAGCAACTTTTGAAATTTCAATCATTGCAGAAAATAAATTTACTGCAATTTCTAACATGCCAATTATTTCAAAAAAGAGAATGAAAAATAAAACCCTCTACAAATTTGCAAAGACTCCTATCATGTCTACTTATCTTATTTATCTAGGTGTTGGCGAATTTGAATATCTGACAGGAAAATCTGGAAAAATCCAAATTCGTGTAATTACGACAAAGGGAAATAAATCAAAAGGCAAATATTCGCTTGAACTTGGAAAAAAATTATTATCCTCATATGAAAAATATTTTGGAATAAAATATCCTTTACCTAAATTAGATTTAATTGCAATTCCAGACTTTGCTGCAGGTGCCATGGAGAATTGGGGTGCCATTACATTTAGAGAAACCATTTTACTTTATGATCCAAAGACATCCTCTACTAGAACAAAACAATACATTGCTGAGGTTATCTCTCATGAGATTGCTCATCAGTGGTTTGGAAATCTTGTTACGATGAAATGGTGGAATGACTTGTGGCTAAATGAGAGTTTTGCAACCTTCATGGCTACTAAATTTGTAGATAAATTTTATCCTGAATGGGATTTGTGGAATCAATTCATCGAAGATGCGATGAATACTGCTATGGGCCTTGATTCGTTAAAAAATACACATCCAATTGATGTCAAAGTAAATTCTACATCCGAAATTCGAGAAATCTTTGATGCAATTTCATATGATAAAGGTGGATGTGTATTACGAATGCTAGAAAATTATGTTGGTGAATCAAATTTCCAAAAAGGATTAAAACAATATCTTGCAGATTTCAAATACGATAATGCTGAAGGCAAAGATCTTTGGGATGCAATTGGTAAGATTTCAAAAATGCCTGTACGTACAATGGTATCTACTTGGTTAAAACAACCTGGTTTTCCAGTAGTTGAAATAGAAAAGAAAGACTTGACACTACATCTCAAGCAGAGACGATACCTCTTAGAGTCTGACAAAAAACACAACAAAGGTTTATGGTCCATTCCTCTTTCTGTTGGACTAAATGATGAATTGTTTCAGAAACTTTTCACAAAAAAATCAATGTCTGTAAAATTGCCTAAAAACAACATTGGATTTGTAGCAAACTATGGAAGAAAAGGATTCTATCGAGTAAAGTATGATGCAAGTACTCTTTTAGATCTTAAAATGCTAGTAGACCAAAAGAAAATCGCACCAATTGACAGATGGGCAATTCAAAATGATCTTTTTTCATTATGTATTTCAGGTGATGATACAGTTAGAAATTATCTTGATTTTTCTGATGCATATTATGATGAGGATAGCTATCTTGCAACTGTGAATGTTGCCCATAACCTGGCTTCTCTTTATTTTAGAGCGTTTGGTGAAGATTTTGCCCAAGAAATTAAAAGTTACACTGTAAATTATCTAAAAAAAATTCTTTATGATTTAGGATGGTCTCCTAAAAAAACTGACAAGCATACTGATGCTATGATGAGGGGTTTTGTCATTTCCACTCTTGGTAAATTAGATGATGATGAAGTAATACTAGAGTGTAAAACTAGATACAGGCAATTTATGAAAAATCAAAAAACAATATCTCCTGACTTGGTTGAGCCTATATGTTCAGTTATGGCTTGGATTGGAACTTCTAAAACCCATGATGAACTTACTCGTCTTTACAGAAATGCAAAAACCATGGAAGAAAAACTACGTTTCCTTGGAGCATTATGTAGCTTCAAAGATGAAAAATTACTGCTAAAATCATTGAATTTCTCACAGACCTCTGAAGTTCGTTCTCAAAATATGCAATTACCAATCATGAAAGTTGCTGCAAACCCCTATGGAAAAAAAATACTGTGGCCATGGCTTAAAAAAAATTGGCCAAAACTAAGCAAAAAAGTTGGGCGTGGAAACCCGTTGTTTAATAGAATAGTTGCAAGTATCTCATCTATTGCAGATGACTCTATGGAAAAAGAGATTAGACAATTTTTCAAAAAGAATCCCACACCAGGTACTGAAAGAACTCAAGAACAAACACTTGAGAGAATTAGAATTAACTCAAAATTTTTGAAAAACATGAGAAAAGAGTTTACGTCATAA